One part of the Larus michahellis chromosome 22, bLarMic1.1, whole genome shotgun sequence genome encodes these proteins:
- the ARHGAP9 gene encoding rho GTPase-activating protein 9 isoform X1 — protein MLAGRWRLEGRRWRRAEPAVVLRALYNYTYRAEDGRHVAMAAGEQFLLLHKANEDWWQVRRASEPRWARPFFVPATYVAELDPGDSGRRNTLPPSQPAGSGLPPQYRSLEDLRVPPPARPQEATLAPTRCTSTSQLAEGALPAPPPALPRCQSQQELGTGVPPLGSAMIYCNLEELQRVGGQADPPVPAGPPLQVLGAWERHLDPNTGRCFFYNPQTGAASWKPPRRHREAGLPPPAEPPRTTARWSSRDAGVPGGTVTHGQTLAQHSLEERPAAPTAAPPSCTPALPTEVQKAGQLNRTKIAEGGRKLRKSWGVSWVVLAGNSLIFYKEPKGPAPTAWCPASSRPESSVDLRGAALDWARDLSSKKNVLHLRTVTGNEFLLQSDQEATIQEWARAIRGVIHRLDLENPMDMPAGWLRRGDIGDLAELSGDEDELLRVTEGAGAPGAPHTPDASEKKRVKSKLRRFIVKRPPLQSLQEKGLIRDQVFGCRLDALCQRESTTVPRFVRLCVEAVEERGLDVDGIYRVNGNLSVIQKLRFAVDRERAVTSDGRYVFPEQLSQEERLSLADPEWSDVHVVTGALKLFFRELPEPLVPYGLFDSFIEAVKLPDPQEQVERVAELVQSLPPPNYATLRYLLAHLCRVMERVDVNRMTRQNIGIVFGPTLLRPEREPGSLAAGMAQQNQAVELLLAHFDRIFPAPP, from the exons ATGCTGGCAGGGCGGTGGCGGCTGgaggggcggcggtggcggcgcgcTGAGCCGGCCGTGGTGCTCCGCGCCCTCTACAACTACACGTACCGTGCCGAGGATGGGCGGCACGTGGCCATGGCTGCTGGCGAGCAGTTCCTGCTGCTCCACAAAGCCAACGAGGACTGGTGGCAGGTGAGACGGGCCAGCGAGCCCCGCTGGGCTCGGCCCTTCTTTGTCCCTGCTACCTACGTGGCCGAGCTGGACCCTGGTGACAGCGGGAGACGGAACACACTGCCCCCCAGCCAGCCTGCAGGGTCGG GCCTGCCACCGCAGTACCGCTCACTGGAGGACCTGCGTGtccccccgccggcccggccccagGAGGCCACGCTGGCCCCCACCCGCtgcaccagcaccagccagctGGCAGAGGgggccctgcccgcgccccccccggccctgccgcggTGCCAgtcccagcaggagctgggcactggG gtcccccccctGGGATCCGCCATGATCTACTGCAACCTTGAGGAGCTGCAGAGGGTGGGGGGCCAGGCCGACCCCCCCGTGCCAGCCGGCCCCCCCCTCCAGGTTTTGGGGGCCTGGGAGCGTCACCTGGACCCCAACACCGGCCGTTGCTTCTTCTACAACCCCCAAACCGGCGCGGCCTCCTGGAAGCCCCCCCGGCGGCACCGGGAGGCG ggcctgcccccccccgccgagccccccagGACTACGGCACGCTggagctccagggatgccggggtCCCCGGTGGCACC GTGACCCACGGCCAGACCCTTGCCCAGCACAGCTTGGAGGAGCGGCCAGCTgcccccacagctgcccccccatcctgcacccccgcCCTCCCCACC GAGGTGCAGAAGGCCGGGCAGCTCAACAGGACCAAGATCGCTGAGGGGGGCAGGAAGCTCAg GAAGAGCTGGGGGGTCTCCTGGGTGGTTCTGGCCGGGAACAGCCTCATCTTCTACAAGGAACCCAAGGGACCGGCACCCACTGCCTGG tgccctgccaGCAGCCGCCCCGAGAGCAGCGTGGACTTGCGGGGGGCTGCCCTGGATTGGGCCCGCGACCTCTCCAGCAAGAAGAACGTCCTCCAC CTCCGCACTGTGACAGGCAATGAGTTCCTGCTGCAGTCGGACCAAGAGGCCACCATCCAGGAGTGGGCCCGGGCCATCCGGGGGGTCATCCACCGGCTG GATCTGGAGAACCCCATGGACATGCCTGCGGGGTGGCTGCGccggggggacattggggacctGGCGGAGCTCAGCGGGGACGAGGACGAGCTGCTGCGGGTCACTGAGGGAGCCGGGGCTCCag GTGCCCCCCACACCCCTGACGCCTCGGAGAAGAAGCGGGTGAAGAGCAAGCTGAGGCGCTTCATCGTCAAGCGGCCCCCGCTCCAGAGCCTGCAGGAGAAGGGGCTCATCCGAG ACCAGGTTTTCGGGTGCCGCCTGGATGCCCTGTGCCAGCGGGAGAGCACCACTGTGCCCCGCTTCGTCCGGCTCTGTGTGGAGGCTGTCGAGGAGAGAG GCCTTGACGTTGATGGGATCTACCGGGTCAACGGGAACCTGTCTGTGATCCAGAAGCTGCGTTTTGCCGTGGACCGGG AGCGAGCTGTGACCTCGGACGGGCGCTATGTGTTCCCCGAGCAGCTGTCCCAAG AGGAGCGGCTCAGCCTGGCAGACCCCGAGTGGAGCGATGTCCACGTGGTGACCGGTGCCCTCAAGCTCTTCTTCCGGGAGCTGCCTGAGCCCTTAGTGCCCTACGGGCTCTTTGACTCCTTCATTGAAGCTGTCA AGCTGCCGGACCCCCAGGAGCAGGTGGAGCGGGTGGCTGAGCTGGTGCAGAGCCTGCCCCCCCCTAACTATGCCACCCTCCGCTACCTCCTGGCTCACCTCTGCCG GGTGATGGAGCGGGTAGACGTCAACCGCATGACGCGCCAGAACATCGGCATCGTGTTCGGGCCAACGCTGCTGCGGCCGGAGCGGGAGCCGGGCAGCCTGGCAGCGGGCATGGCCCAGCAGAACCAGGCTGTGGAACTGCTGCTGGCACACTTTGACCGCATCTTCCCCGCGCCCCCCTGA
- the ARHGAP9 gene encoding rho GTPase-activating protein 9 isoform X4 has translation MLAGRWRLEGRRWRRAEPAVVLRALYNYTYRAEDGRHVAMAAGEQFLLLHKANEDWWQVRRASEPRWARPFFVPATYVAELDPGDSGRRNTLPPSQPAGSGLPPQYRSLEDLRVPPPARPQEATLAPTRCTSTSQLAEGALPAPPPALPRCQSQQELGTGVPPLGSAMIYCNLEELQRVGGQADPPVPAGPPLQVLGAWERHLDPNTGRCFFYNPQTGAASWKPPRRHREAGLPPPAEPPRTTARWSSRDAGVPGGTVTHGQTLAQHSLEERPAAPTAAPPSCTPALPTEVQKAGQLNRTKIAEGGRKLRKSWGVSWVVLAGNSLIFYKEPKGPAPTAWLRTVTGNEFLLQSDQEATIQEWARAIRGVIHRLDLENPMDMPAGWLRRGDIGDLAELSGDEDELLRVTEGAGAPGAPHTPDASEKKRVKSKLRRFIVKRPPLQSLQEKGLIRDQVFGCRLDALCQRESTTVPRFVRLCVEAVEERGLDVDGIYRVNGNLSVIQKLRFAVDRERAVTSDGRYVFPEQLSQEERLSLADPEWSDVHVVTGALKLFFRELPEPLVPYGLFDSFIEAVKLPDPQEQVERVAELVQSLPPPNYATLRYLLAHLCRVMERVDVNRMTRQNIGIVFGPTLLRPEREPGSLAAGMAQQNQAVELLLAHFDRIFPAPP, from the exons ATGCTGGCAGGGCGGTGGCGGCTGgaggggcggcggtggcggcgcgcTGAGCCGGCCGTGGTGCTCCGCGCCCTCTACAACTACACGTACCGTGCCGAGGATGGGCGGCACGTGGCCATGGCTGCTGGCGAGCAGTTCCTGCTGCTCCACAAAGCCAACGAGGACTGGTGGCAGGTGAGACGGGCCAGCGAGCCCCGCTGGGCTCGGCCCTTCTTTGTCCCTGCTACCTACGTGGCCGAGCTGGACCCTGGTGACAGCGGGAGACGGAACACACTGCCCCCCAGCCAGCCTGCAGGGTCGG GCCTGCCACCGCAGTACCGCTCACTGGAGGACCTGCGTGtccccccgccggcccggccccagGAGGCCACGCTGGCCCCCACCCGCtgcaccagcaccagccagctGGCAGAGGgggccctgcccgcgccccccccggccctgccgcggTGCCAgtcccagcaggagctgggcactggG gtcccccccctGGGATCCGCCATGATCTACTGCAACCTTGAGGAGCTGCAGAGGGTGGGGGGCCAGGCCGACCCCCCCGTGCCAGCCGGCCCCCCCCTCCAGGTTTTGGGGGCCTGGGAGCGTCACCTGGACCCCAACACCGGCCGTTGCTTCTTCTACAACCCCCAAACCGGCGCGGCCTCCTGGAAGCCCCCCCGGCGGCACCGGGAGGCG ggcctgcccccccccgccgagccccccagGACTACGGCACGCTggagctccagggatgccggggtCCCCGGTGGCACC GTGACCCACGGCCAGACCCTTGCCCAGCACAGCTTGGAGGAGCGGCCAGCTgcccccacagctgcccccccatcctgcacccccgcCCTCCCCACC GAGGTGCAGAAGGCCGGGCAGCTCAACAGGACCAAGATCGCTGAGGGGGGCAGGAAGCTCAg GAAGAGCTGGGGGGTCTCCTGGGTGGTTCTGGCCGGGAACAGCCTCATCTTCTACAAGGAACCCAAGGGACCGGCACCCACTGCCTGG CTCCGCACTGTGACAGGCAATGAGTTCCTGCTGCAGTCGGACCAAGAGGCCACCATCCAGGAGTGGGCCCGGGCCATCCGGGGGGTCATCCACCGGCTG GATCTGGAGAACCCCATGGACATGCCTGCGGGGTGGCTGCGccggggggacattggggacctGGCGGAGCTCAGCGGGGACGAGGACGAGCTGCTGCGGGTCACTGAGGGAGCCGGGGCTCCag GTGCCCCCCACACCCCTGACGCCTCGGAGAAGAAGCGGGTGAAGAGCAAGCTGAGGCGCTTCATCGTCAAGCGGCCCCCGCTCCAGAGCCTGCAGGAGAAGGGGCTCATCCGAG ACCAGGTTTTCGGGTGCCGCCTGGATGCCCTGTGCCAGCGGGAGAGCACCACTGTGCCCCGCTTCGTCCGGCTCTGTGTGGAGGCTGTCGAGGAGAGAG GCCTTGACGTTGATGGGATCTACCGGGTCAACGGGAACCTGTCTGTGATCCAGAAGCTGCGTTTTGCCGTGGACCGGG AGCGAGCTGTGACCTCGGACGGGCGCTATGTGTTCCCCGAGCAGCTGTCCCAAG AGGAGCGGCTCAGCCTGGCAGACCCCGAGTGGAGCGATGTCCACGTGGTGACCGGTGCCCTCAAGCTCTTCTTCCGGGAGCTGCCTGAGCCCTTAGTGCCCTACGGGCTCTTTGACTCCTTCATTGAAGCTGTCA AGCTGCCGGACCCCCAGGAGCAGGTGGAGCGGGTGGCTGAGCTGGTGCAGAGCCTGCCCCCCCCTAACTATGCCACCCTCCGCTACCTCCTGGCTCACCTCTGCCG GGTGATGGAGCGGGTAGACGTCAACCGCATGACGCGCCAGAACATCGGCATCGTGTTCGGGCCAACGCTGCTGCGGCCGGAGCGGGAGCCGGGCAGCCTGGCAGCGGGCATGGCCCAGCAGAACCAGGCTGTGGAACTGCTGCTGGCACACTTTGACCGCATCTTCCCCGCGCCCCCCTGA
- the ARHGAP9 gene encoding rho GTPase-activating protein 9 isoform X2, which produces MLAGRWRLEGRRWRRAEPAVVLRALYNYTYRAEDGRHVAMAAGEQFLLLHKANEDWWQVRRASEPRWARPFFVPATYVAELDPGDSGRRNTLPPSQPAGSGLPPQYRSLEDLRVPPPARPQEATLAPTRCTSTSQLAEGALPAPPPALPRCQSQQELGTGVPPLGSAMIYCNLEELQRVGGQADPPVPAGPPLQVLGAWERHLDPNTGRCFFYNPQTGAASWKPPRRHREAGLPPPAEPPRTTARWSSRDAGVPGGTVTHGQTLAQHSLEERPAAPTAAPPSCTPALPTEVQKAGQLNRTKIAEGGRKLRKSWGVSWVVLAGNSLIFYKEPKGPAPTAWCPASSRPESSVDLRGAALDWARDLSSKKNVLHLRTVTGNEFLLQSDQEATIQEWARAIRGVIHRLDLENPMDMPAGWLRRGDIGDLAELSGDEDELLRVTEGAGAPGAPHTPDASEKKRVKSKLRRFIVKRPPLQSLQEKGLIRDQVFGCRLDALCQRESTTVPRFVRLCVEAVEERGLDVDGIYRVNGNLSVIQKLRFAVDRERAVTSDGRYVFPEQLSQEERLSLADPEWSDVHVVTGALKLFFRELPEPLVPYGLFDSFIEAVKLPDPQEQVERVAELVQSLPPPNYATLRYLLAHLCRFPNRLVSLPPKSTASAPLPRQENNQDPSQICFGRTFCLICLSRTLSLTFIGRALSHVI; this is translated from the exons ATGCTGGCAGGGCGGTGGCGGCTGgaggggcggcggtggcggcgcgcTGAGCCGGCCGTGGTGCTCCGCGCCCTCTACAACTACACGTACCGTGCCGAGGATGGGCGGCACGTGGCCATGGCTGCTGGCGAGCAGTTCCTGCTGCTCCACAAAGCCAACGAGGACTGGTGGCAGGTGAGACGGGCCAGCGAGCCCCGCTGGGCTCGGCCCTTCTTTGTCCCTGCTACCTACGTGGCCGAGCTGGACCCTGGTGACAGCGGGAGACGGAACACACTGCCCCCCAGCCAGCCTGCAGGGTCGG GCCTGCCACCGCAGTACCGCTCACTGGAGGACCTGCGTGtccccccgccggcccggccccagGAGGCCACGCTGGCCCCCACCCGCtgcaccagcaccagccagctGGCAGAGGgggccctgcccgcgccccccccggccctgccgcggTGCCAgtcccagcaggagctgggcactggG gtcccccccctGGGATCCGCCATGATCTACTGCAACCTTGAGGAGCTGCAGAGGGTGGGGGGCCAGGCCGACCCCCCCGTGCCAGCCGGCCCCCCCCTCCAGGTTTTGGGGGCCTGGGAGCGTCACCTGGACCCCAACACCGGCCGTTGCTTCTTCTACAACCCCCAAACCGGCGCGGCCTCCTGGAAGCCCCCCCGGCGGCACCGGGAGGCG ggcctgcccccccccgccgagccccccagGACTACGGCACGCTggagctccagggatgccggggtCCCCGGTGGCACC GTGACCCACGGCCAGACCCTTGCCCAGCACAGCTTGGAGGAGCGGCCAGCTgcccccacagctgcccccccatcctgcacccccgcCCTCCCCACC GAGGTGCAGAAGGCCGGGCAGCTCAACAGGACCAAGATCGCTGAGGGGGGCAGGAAGCTCAg GAAGAGCTGGGGGGTCTCCTGGGTGGTTCTGGCCGGGAACAGCCTCATCTTCTACAAGGAACCCAAGGGACCGGCACCCACTGCCTGG tgccctgccaGCAGCCGCCCCGAGAGCAGCGTGGACTTGCGGGGGGCTGCCCTGGATTGGGCCCGCGACCTCTCCAGCAAGAAGAACGTCCTCCAC CTCCGCACTGTGACAGGCAATGAGTTCCTGCTGCAGTCGGACCAAGAGGCCACCATCCAGGAGTGGGCCCGGGCCATCCGGGGGGTCATCCACCGGCTG GATCTGGAGAACCCCATGGACATGCCTGCGGGGTGGCTGCGccggggggacattggggacctGGCGGAGCTCAGCGGGGACGAGGACGAGCTGCTGCGGGTCACTGAGGGAGCCGGGGCTCCag GTGCCCCCCACACCCCTGACGCCTCGGAGAAGAAGCGGGTGAAGAGCAAGCTGAGGCGCTTCATCGTCAAGCGGCCCCCGCTCCAGAGCCTGCAGGAGAAGGGGCTCATCCGAG ACCAGGTTTTCGGGTGCCGCCTGGATGCCCTGTGCCAGCGGGAGAGCACCACTGTGCCCCGCTTCGTCCGGCTCTGTGTGGAGGCTGTCGAGGAGAGAG GCCTTGACGTTGATGGGATCTACCGGGTCAACGGGAACCTGTCTGTGATCCAGAAGCTGCGTTTTGCCGTGGACCGGG AGCGAGCTGTGACCTCGGACGGGCGCTATGTGTTCCCCGAGCAGCTGTCCCAAG AGGAGCGGCTCAGCCTGGCAGACCCCGAGTGGAGCGATGTCCACGTGGTGACCGGTGCCCTCAAGCTCTTCTTCCGGGAGCTGCCTGAGCCCTTAGTGCCCTACGGGCTCTTTGACTCCTTCATTGAAGCTGTCA AGCTGCCGGACCCCCAGGAGCAGGTGGAGCGGGTGGCTGAGCTGGTGCAGAGCCTGCCCCCCCCTAACTATGCCACCCTCCGCTACCTCCTGGCTCACCTCTGCCG GTTTCCCAACCGCCTGGTGTCTCTGCCACCCAAGTCTACGGCATCAGCCCCGTTACCCCGGCAGGAGAACAACCAG GACCCTTCCCAGATCTGCTTTGGGAGGACCTTCTGTCTGATCTGCTTGAGTAGGACCCTCTCTCTCACCTTCATCGGAAGAGCTCTCTCCCACGTGATCTGA
- the ARHGAP9 gene encoding rho GTPase-activating protein 9 isoform X3 encodes MLAGRWRLEGRRWRRAEPAVVLRALYNYTYRAEDGRHVAMAAGEQFLLLHKANEDWWQVRRASEPRWARPFFVPATYVAELDPGDSGRRNTLPPSQPAGSGLPPQYRSLEDLRVPPPARPQEATLAPTRCTSTSQLAEGALPAPPPALPRCQSQQELGTGVPPLGSAMIYCNLEELQRVGGQADPPVPAGPPLQVLGAWERHLDPNTGRCFFYNPQTGAASWKPPRRHREAGLPPPAEPPRTTARWSSRDAGVPGGTEVQKAGQLNRTKIAEGGRKLRKSWGVSWVVLAGNSLIFYKEPKGPAPTAWCPASSRPESSVDLRGAALDWARDLSSKKNVLHLRTVTGNEFLLQSDQEATIQEWARAIRGVIHRLDLENPMDMPAGWLRRGDIGDLAELSGDEDELLRVTEGAGAPGAPHTPDASEKKRVKSKLRRFIVKRPPLQSLQEKGLIRDQVFGCRLDALCQRESTTVPRFVRLCVEAVEERGLDVDGIYRVNGNLSVIQKLRFAVDRERAVTSDGRYVFPEQLSQEERLSLADPEWSDVHVVTGALKLFFRELPEPLVPYGLFDSFIEAVKLPDPQEQVERVAELVQSLPPPNYATLRYLLAHLCRVMERVDVNRMTRQNIGIVFGPTLLRPEREPGSLAAGMAQQNQAVELLLAHFDRIFPAPP; translated from the exons ATGCTGGCAGGGCGGTGGCGGCTGgaggggcggcggtggcggcgcgcTGAGCCGGCCGTGGTGCTCCGCGCCCTCTACAACTACACGTACCGTGCCGAGGATGGGCGGCACGTGGCCATGGCTGCTGGCGAGCAGTTCCTGCTGCTCCACAAAGCCAACGAGGACTGGTGGCAGGTGAGACGGGCCAGCGAGCCCCGCTGGGCTCGGCCCTTCTTTGTCCCTGCTACCTACGTGGCCGAGCTGGACCCTGGTGACAGCGGGAGACGGAACACACTGCCCCCCAGCCAGCCTGCAGGGTCGG GCCTGCCACCGCAGTACCGCTCACTGGAGGACCTGCGTGtccccccgccggcccggccccagGAGGCCACGCTGGCCCCCACCCGCtgcaccagcaccagccagctGGCAGAGGgggccctgcccgcgccccccccggccctgccgcggTGCCAgtcccagcaggagctgggcactggG gtcccccccctGGGATCCGCCATGATCTACTGCAACCTTGAGGAGCTGCAGAGGGTGGGGGGCCAGGCCGACCCCCCCGTGCCAGCCGGCCCCCCCCTCCAGGTTTTGGGGGCCTGGGAGCGTCACCTGGACCCCAACACCGGCCGTTGCTTCTTCTACAACCCCCAAACCGGCGCGGCCTCCTGGAAGCCCCCCCGGCGGCACCGGGAGGCG ggcctgcccccccccgccgagccccccagGACTACGGCACGCTggagctccagggatgccggggtCCCCGGTGGCACC GAGGTGCAGAAGGCCGGGCAGCTCAACAGGACCAAGATCGCTGAGGGGGGCAGGAAGCTCAg GAAGAGCTGGGGGGTCTCCTGGGTGGTTCTGGCCGGGAACAGCCTCATCTTCTACAAGGAACCCAAGGGACCGGCACCCACTGCCTGG tgccctgccaGCAGCCGCCCCGAGAGCAGCGTGGACTTGCGGGGGGCTGCCCTGGATTGGGCCCGCGACCTCTCCAGCAAGAAGAACGTCCTCCAC CTCCGCACTGTGACAGGCAATGAGTTCCTGCTGCAGTCGGACCAAGAGGCCACCATCCAGGAGTGGGCCCGGGCCATCCGGGGGGTCATCCACCGGCTG GATCTGGAGAACCCCATGGACATGCCTGCGGGGTGGCTGCGccggggggacattggggacctGGCGGAGCTCAGCGGGGACGAGGACGAGCTGCTGCGGGTCACTGAGGGAGCCGGGGCTCCag GTGCCCCCCACACCCCTGACGCCTCGGAGAAGAAGCGGGTGAAGAGCAAGCTGAGGCGCTTCATCGTCAAGCGGCCCCCGCTCCAGAGCCTGCAGGAGAAGGGGCTCATCCGAG ACCAGGTTTTCGGGTGCCGCCTGGATGCCCTGTGCCAGCGGGAGAGCACCACTGTGCCCCGCTTCGTCCGGCTCTGTGTGGAGGCTGTCGAGGAGAGAG GCCTTGACGTTGATGGGATCTACCGGGTCAACGGGAACCTGTCTGTGATCCAGAAGCTGCGTTTTGCCGTGGACCGGG AGCGAGCTGTGACCTCGGACGGGCGCTATGTGTTCCCCGAGCAGCTGTCCCAAG AGGAGCGGCTCAGCCTGGCAGACCCCGAGTGGAGCGATGTCCACGTGGTGACCGGTGCCCTCAAGCTCTTCTTCCGGGAGCTGCCTGAGCCCTTAGTGCCCTACGGGCTCTTTGACTCCTTCATTGAAGCTGTCA AGCTGCCGGACCCCCAGGAGCAGGTGGAGCGGGTGGCTGAGCTGGTGCAGAGCCTGCCCCCCCCTAACTATGCCACCCTCCGCTACCTCCTGGCTCACCTCTGCCG GGTGATGGAGCGGGTAGACGTCAACCGCATGACGCGCCAGAACATCGGCATCGTGTTCGGGCCAACGCTGCTGCGGCCGGAGCGGGAGCCGGGCAGCCTGGCAGCGGGCATGGCCCAGCAGAACCAGGCTGTGGAACTGCTGCTGGCACACTTTGACCGCATCTTCCCCGCGCCCCCCTGA
- the ARHGAP9 gene encoding rho GTPase-activating protein 9 isoform X5: MIYCNLEELQRVGGQADPPVPAGPPLQVLGAWERHLDPNTGRCFFYNPQTGAASWKPPRRHREAGLPPPAEPPRTTARWSSRDAGVPGGTVTHGQTLAQHSLEERPAAPTAAPPSCTPALPTEVQKAGQLNRTKIAEGGRKLRKSWGVSWVVLAGNSLIFYKEPKGPAPTAWCPASSRPESSVDLRGAALDWARDLSSKKNVLHLRTVTGNEFLLQSDQEATIQEWARAIRGVIHRLDLENPMDMPAGWLRRGDIGDLAELSGDEDELLRVTEGAGAPGAPHTPDASEKKRVKSKLRRFIVKRPPLQSLQEKGLIRDQVFGCRLDALCQRESTTVPRFVRLCVEAVEERGLDVDGIYRVNGNLSVIQKLRFAVDRERAVTSDGRYVFPEQLSQEERLSLADPEWSDVHVVTGALKLFFRELPEPLVPYGLFDSFIEAVKLPDPQEQVERVAELVQSLPPPNYATLRYLLAHLCRVMERVDVNRMTRQNIGIVFGPTLLRPEREPGSLAAGMAQQNQAVELLLAHFDRIFPAPP; encoded by the exons ATGATCTACTGCAACCTTGAGGAGCTGCAGAGGGTGGGGGGCCAGGCCGACCCCCCCGTGCCAGCCGGCCCCCCCCTCCAGGTTTTGGGGGCCTGGGAGCGTCACCTGGACCCCAACACCGGCCGTTGCTTCTTCTACAACCCCCAAACCGGCGCGGCCTCCTGGAAGCCCCCCCGGCGGCACCGGGAGGCG ggcctgcccccccccgccgagccccccagGACTACGGCACGCTggagctccagggatgccggggtCCCCGGTGGCACC GTGACCCACGGCCAGACCCTTGCCCAGCACAGCTTGGAGGAGCGGCCAGCTgcccccacagctgcccccccatcctgcacccccgcCCTCCCCACC GAGGTGCAGAAGGCCGGGCAGCTCAACAGGACCAAGATCGCTGAGGGGGGCAGGAAGCTCAg GAAGAGCTGGGGGGTCTCCTGGGTGGTTCTGGCCGGGAACAGCCTCATCTTCTACAAGGAACCCAAGGGACCGGCACCCACTGCCTGG tgccctgccaGCAGCCGCCCCGAGAGCAGCGTGGACTTGCGGGGGGCTGCCCTGGATTGGGCCCGCGACCTCTCCAGCAAGAAGAACGTCCTCCAC CTCCGCACTGTGACAGGCAATGAGTTCCTGCTGCAGTCGGACCAAGAGGCCACCATCCAGGAGTGGGCCCGGGCCATCCGGGGGGTCATCCACCGGCTG GATCTGGAGAACCCCATGGACATGCCTGCGGGGTGGCTGCGccggggggacattggggacctGGCGGAGCTCAGCGGGGACGAGGACGAGCTGCTGCGGGTCACTGAGGGAGCCGGGGCTCCag GTGCCCCCCACACCCCTGACGCCTCGGAGAAGAAGCGGGTGAAGAGCAAGCTGAGGCGCTTCATCGTCAAGCGGCCCCCGCTCCAGAGCCTGCAGGAGAAGGGGCTCATCCGAG ACCAGGTTTTCGGGTGCCGCCTGGATGCCCTGTGCCAGCGGGAGAGCACCACTGTGCCCCGCTTCGTCCGGCTCTGTGTGGAGGCTGTCGAGGAGAGAG GCCTTGACGTTGATGGGATCTACCGGGTCAACGGGAACCTGTCTGTGATCCAGAAGCTGCGTTTTGCCGTGGACCGGG AGCGAGCTGTGACCTCGGACGGGCGCTATGTGTTCCCCGAGCAGCTGTCCCAAG AGGAGCGGCTCAGCCTGGCAGACCCCGAGTGGAGCGATGTCCACGTGGTGACCGGTGCCCTCAAGCTCTTCTTCCGGGAGCTGCCTGAGCCCTTAGTGCCCTACGGGCTCTTTGACTCCTTCATTGAAGCTGTCA AGCTGCCGGACCCCCAGGAGCAGGTGGAGCGGGTGGCTGAGCTGGTGCAGAGCCTGCCCCCCCCTAACTATGCCACCCTCCGCTACCTCCTGGCTCACCTCTGCCG GGTGATGGAGCGGGTAGACGTCAACCGCATGACGCGCCAGAACATCGGCATCGTGTTCGGGCCAACGCTGCTGCGGCCGGAGCGGGAGCCGGGCAGCCTGGCAGCGGGCATGGCCCAGCAGAACCAGGCTGTGGAACTGCTGCTGGCACACTTTGACCGCATCTTCCCCGCGCCCCCCTGA